The genome window TTGCTTGGATTGCGACGCGTTCCATCTGAGTGCGCAGTGCAAAGGAGCCGAAATAATAGGCTGCCGCCAATCCGCAGATCAGAAGTAGTAAGACGATGAATACGGTGCGTAAGTAAGAGCGACCCTCTGGTTTCGTCTTGCTGCGTGCCCGCTTGCGAGCGGTCGTCCGTTTTTTAGTTGCGCGTTTTTTTGCTGCCATTCGTCGTCTAGCAAAACGCACCCACCTGCCTTATTCAAGGTCGAGCTTCTTTAACTTTGGGCGGATCACCATTTGGCAATACGGTGCGGCCTTATTTAAGCGGTAGTAATCCTGATGATAGTCTTCGGCAGGGTAGTAGTCCGAGGCCTCAGTGATCTCGGTCACTATTGGGCGATCAAAGGCCTTTTGGGCTGCAGCTTTCGATGCCTCGGCGATTTCACGTTGAGCCTCGCTGTGGTAGAAAATAGCAGAGCGATATTGCGTGCCTTTGTCCGCGCCTTGCTGATTCAAAGTCGTCGGGTTATGTGAGCGCCAGAGCCAGTCGAGCAATGTCTCATAGGAAATGACCGCTGGATCAAAAGTGATTTGAGTGATCTCCGCGTGCCCCGTGGTGCCGGTGCAGACTTCGCGGTAGGTGGGATCTTTGACCTCGCCACCCATGTAGCCGGATTCGACATCCTGCACACCGTCGAGGTTTTCAAATACCGCTTCGACACACCAGAAGCAACCTGCCCCAAAAGTGGCGATTTCAAAAGAGGAGGGATCTGAATCTGTCATAGTTGTGTCGTTCGTGGTGGGAGCGGCTTTTTCAGCGCAAGCAATTAAGCTAAGTGCGCTGGCGAAGCAGAGGCATCCGGCTTGGATGAGACGGGGCAATGTTTTCTGGAGCATAGGAATAGGAGTCGTTCGCTGTGAAAATATTTCCCAATTTCCCTGCCTTTCAGCTTTTCAGTGTTCTAGCTTTTCAGAACTTACAGTGATATTACGTTCGGGACCTTTGCTACACGCTCGTAGACTTCGAGCACTTCGTCGCTCGATGCCACCTGGATTTCCATGGTGTAGGCCGTGAACCGACCACTAGAAGACTCTTTCGCGCGGATCGGTTCCACATCGAAGAGTGCGAGCACCTCTTCTGTTTTGTCCTTAGGCACAATAAATTTAAACGGAAAGAGGCAGGGCCATTCGTAGTTGGCGTCCAACGAGGAGCGAAAGGATTCGATCGATTTTTGGTCAGCAGTGTCTGTCATAGTCGCAGCACTGTGGTGACTGCGCCACAAATTGTCAAAAGTGGGGTGCTGAATACTTCAATTTTTATCCACTGTCATTTTTAACTTGCTAAACTTTCAGTAATTACTGAAAGTTTAATCATGAACGATACGGACTTTCAAAAAACTCGCATGGAATTTATCGCACAGTGGGGCACACTGGGCAGTAGTTGGGGGATCAATCGCACGATGGCGCAGATCCATGCCTTGCTAATGATCGCAGTGGAGCCCTTGCACACCAATGAGGTGATGGACGAGTTGAAGGTGAGCCGTGGCAATGCCAATGCGAATTTGCGAGACTTGGTAGGTTGGGGGCTCGTGCGCCGTGTGACCTATCCCGGTGACCGCAAAGAATACTTTGAAGCGGAGAAGGATGTGTGGACGATTTTCTGCACCGTGGCTCGCGAGCGTAAACGTCGTGAGATCGATCCGGTGCTGAAGCTGCTACAGGACTCGTCCTCGCAGTCACTCAATAAGAACGACGCCGCACAGAAGCTGTTCGCCGAGCAGCTCTCGGATCTAGCCGATTTTGTCGGCACTGCGGATCAGGTGCTTGGTAAGGTCGCTCGCTCAGAGAAGAGCAAGGTCATGCCATTTTTACTCAAAAAATTTATATGATAAGGAGATACTACAATGAATAATCTAATGCTATATACTTACGCGCTCTATGCGCTCGCAACCATTGCAATGACTGTCTGGGTCGCTCAGACACTTTACCGTGCAGGACATATCTTTCTGCGACACACGTTTCATGGAGATCAAGAGATGGCGGGTGCAGTGAATCACCTGCTGCGGGTCGGATTCTACCTAGTGAACCTCGGCTTTGTCCTGATGTTCTTAAAATATGGTCACCACCCAGAGACAGTGGTGGGAGCGGTCGAGTATTTGACGACTAAGGTCGGTATCGTGCTGATCGTGCTCGGTGCCATGCACTTCTTCAATATGTTCAACTTCGATAAGATGCGTAAGAAGGCGCGCCCAC of Lentimonas sp. CC4 contains these proteins:
- the msrA gene encoding peptide-methionine (S)-S-oxide reductase MsrA; its protein translation is MLQKTLPRLIQAGCLCFASALSLIACAEKAAPTTNDTTMTDSDPSSFEIATFGAGCFWCVEAVFENLDGVQDVESGYMGGEVKDPTYREVCTGTTGHAEITQITFDPAVISYETLLDWLWRSHNPTTLNQQGADKGTQYRSAIFYHSEAQREIAEASKAAAQKAFDRPIVTEITEASDYYPAEDYHQDYYRLNKAAPYCQMVIRPKLKKLDLE
- a CDS encoding DUF493 family protein gives rise to the protein MTDTADQKSIESFRSSLDANYEWPCLFPFKFIVPKDKTEEVLALFDVEPIRAKESSSGRFTAYTMEIQVASSDEVLEVYERVAKVPNVISL
- a CDS encoding MarR family transcriptional regulator — encoded protein: MEFIAQWGTLGSSWGINRTMAQIHALLMIAVEPLHTNEVMDELKVSRGNANANLRDLVGWGLVRRVTYPGDRKEYFEAEKDVWTIFCTVARERKRREIDPVLKLLQDSSSQSLNKNDAAQKLFAEQLSDLADFVGTADQVLGKVARSEKSKVMPFLLKKFI